One region of Eurosta solidaginis isolate ZX-2024a chromosome X, ASM4086904v1, whole genome shotgun sequence genomic DNA includes:
- the LOC137235365 gene encoding ABC transporter H family member 2-like, with product MENFDVSAKFKLISTNLNSVPPYDGNENALLGFVERIDLMIPTLESFPDDLQVLLIGNIKDKIVGNARRSLLINGNPHTWELVRKVLVDNHGEKNSVDEIIDKIRSCRCESTIEHFYNQLNTLLCRLNNALQLSNTKIAGINYESNGRIALNSFKHGLPEPVKSIIVSRNPKDFKSAYDIIKSNGYLKYNDRHSFFNNNNSRYKQQNRTNRFSSELYNTNNSNVQNNMNNKNDLQFNNNVSRGHYYNNHNDARFQQQLGQHSRNGLPPNASVQSRLYSNSSGQTNRSQNPYRESSFIPNTIKTQFNGDPGQATVEPMELGVNENNQDFQLAPQENYLI from the coding sequence atggaaaattttgatgttagtgccaaatttaagcttatttcaACTAATCTTAATAGTGTTCCACCGTATGATGGGAATGAAAACGCCTTGCTAGGGTTTGTAGAGCGAATAGATTTGATGATACCAACTTTAGAATCTTTTCCGGATGATTTACAAGTTTTACTTATAGGAAATATAAAAGATAAAATCGTTGGTAACGCTAGACGGTCATTGTTAATTAATGGCAATCCTCATACTTGGGAGCTAGTCAGGAAAGTTCTAGTAGATAATCACGGAGAGAAAAACTCTGTTGATGaaattattgataaaattagGTCTTGCCGATGCGAATCAACAATAGAACATTTTTATAATCAACTTAATACATTATTATGTCGTTTAAATAATGCCTTGCAACTCAGTAATACTAAGATTGCTGGTATTAATTATGAAAGTAATGGGCGAATTGCTTTGAACTCTTTCAAGCACGGCTTACCAGAGCCAGTCAAAAGTATTATAGTTAGTCGAAATCCCAAAGATTTTAAAAGTGCTTACGATATTATAAAATCTAATGGGTACTTAAAATATAATGATCGGCAtagtttttttaataataataatagtagatacaaacaacaaaatagaACAAACAGATTTTCGAGCGAGTTGTACAATACAAATAACAGTAACGTACAAAAtaatatgaataacaaaaacgacttacAATTCAACAACAATGTTAGCAGAGGTCATTATTACAATAATCATAATGATGCCCGTTTTCAACAACAATTAGGACAGCATAGTAGGAATGGCTTGCCTCCAAATGCTTCAGTACAGTCGAGGTTATATTCTAATAGCAGTGGTCAAACAAATCGATCACAAAATCCATATCGTGAAAGTTCTTTTATTCCGAATACTATTAAAACGCAATTTAATGGAGATCCTGGGCAGGCAACAGTCGAACCAATGGAATTGGGTGTTAATGAAAATAATCAGGATTTTCAACTAGCCCCACAAGAAAATTACCTTATATAG